The SAR324 cluster bacterium sequence TTATCCATAAACAAAAAATAGGCTACTTTTTCCTTCTTATCAATCCTTGTTGAGAGGATGAGCAGATAACCCGATGAGGAGGAAAATATGTCAAGAAAGAAGACCTGGGATATTTCGGATGCCTTTTCGGGAATTGGTGCAACCCCTGATTCCCACAGATCCAAGAGTCTCCAACAAGACCTACCAACGCCAATGAGGGGGTGGCAGGAAACCGAAATATTCCAACCGCCTCTACTTTTCGGCAATGGTTTACGTCTTACGGACTGGCATCAACTGGAATGCCTTGCCCCGTGAAAAGTTTGGCGGGCTGAGCTCCTCGGCACTTCACGATAAATTCCAGCAATGGAGTGTGGCCGGTGTGGTTACTAAAATTTGGCAGCGAGGTCTGGCCGAATACGACGAACTGCAAGGAATTTCTTGGGCTTGGCAAGTGGCAGATAGTTCTAGCATCGAAGCACCACTGGCCAGAGAGTCCGCTGGTCCAAACCTGACGGATCGGGGAAAAGAAAGGCTCAAAACAACATGTTCTTGTCGACGAGAATGGCATCCCTATCTCGCTCGCTACTCGTCAGTGCAGCCAACCGGCATGACAGCGTGGCTCTGGAGCCTTTACTCAAAGCAGTCCTCGTTTCACCGACGCCAGCAACGCAGCGGAACTTGTGCCTGGATGCAGGGTACGTCGGCAAAGAGGAAGTCGTCCAATGCCATGGCTTCATCCCACACATCCGTGTCCACGAGGGGCGGAGAAAAAAGAGATGGAGACCAATCCCAAGTTCAAGGCGCGAAGATGGGTCGTCAAGTTGACTCACTCCTGTTCAATCGTTTTCGAAAGTTGATTCCCAGGTATGAAAAAACGGATTGCTCCTACCAGGCCTTGACTAGCTTAGCGGCAGCAATAATCACTTTGAATAAGATAATGTCTATTTATGGATAAGCTCTAAATGTGAGGCAGTCCGGAGTTTGGATTGGTTTCACTAGGATAGTCACCTAAAAATTCCTCAGACTCGAATAGAGACGAACTCATTTGACGGTTATAGTCAGATCTGGGAAAGCCAATCAAACGGATCTCTATTGCATTCACTCGAAGGAATGAAAGGAAATTCACATGCTTACAGCCCAAGAGGCACTGATGCGGTTGCAGGAAGGCAACAAGCGTTTTGTGGAAGGACAATCAACCTATAATAACAATGACACACGCCGCCGAAATGAATTGGTGGATGGTCAAACGCCCTTTGCCATCATTTTGGGTTGCTCAGATTCAAGAGTTCCAGCCGAGATTGTCTTCGATCAAGGACTTGGGGATCTATTTGTGATTCGAATCGCTGGAAATATTGTCGCCCCTTCCCAAATAGGGAGTATTGAGTTTGCGGTAGAGACCTTTCAGACTCCCTTGGTCGTCGTGCTAGGACATACACGCTGTGGAGCTGTCGCAGCGACGTTAAATCAAATCCGTCAACCCCAAGCCAGTCGCTCTCAGCATCTGCGTTCGATTGTGGAGCGTATTCGTCCTGCAGTGGAACCCTTATCAGAAATTCGGACCGATCTCACTCACGAACACCTGCTTGAACGGGCAATCCGATCCAACGTAAGAATGTCTGTCAATCAGTTGCGACATGGATCTTCTTTCTTGGAAGAAATTCATGATAGTGGTTCTCTTTGGATTGTTGGAGCCGAGTATTCTCTTGAAAGTGGACAAGTAGATTTTTTTGAGAGCCAACACTAATTTATATTTGCTTCATTCGAATCATAATGAAATCCTTGAATTCGAATCATCTAGTCATTAAAGAAACTAATCTTTATTGCAGATCTGAGAGTCTATGAAAATTTAAAAAAATAATTTTTTAAATAAGCCAATTACAAAAGAGATTTAATTTTAAATTCACCGTAAGAACTAATTTAGTATCTAAATGACAAAAATAACGCTCAATTCTATCATAAAAATAATTTAATTATTAAAAATTAAATTATAACGTTATAATATTAAAATATAATACAAAGATTCTGATAGATGGTAGAAACTCGTTTTGAGTCAAACAATGCAAAGCCATTATAGTGGTATTTCGTTGTTTAACTGTTTTTTAATCAAAGAAAGGAGAAGGTCATGAAGAGACTTATTTCATTACTAGCAGTCTGTCTGTTGGCTTCAACTGCAACTGCTGCAAAATTAAATATGCTGATTAATCAGTCGCCATGGTTTGATGGATTTCGTAAAACACTTGTCATGTATGAGGAGGAAACGGGAGAAACTATTGAACTCGATGTGACACCCTATCCAGGAATGTCAGAAAAAATAAGGAATAGTATTAGATCACCAGAAGCCATATACGATATCGTCATTACTTCGACTGAATTTATGGCTACTTATGCCAATAGCGGAGAATTTATTAATTTCAATGATATCGATCCAGATTTCAAATTAGATAGTGGAATCTGCGGTTACCAAGACACTAGCTATTGGAATTATGAAACCAGATCATTTGATGCAAAGAATGGTGAGTTTATTGGTATTCCAGTAAATGGCAATGTACAGGTTCTATACTATAGAAGAGACTTGTATGAAGAGAAAGGACTACAACCTCCAAAGACATGGGATGATTTGATTAAAAACGCAGCTGAATTTCACAATCCTCCAAGAATGTATGGAATGATTCAGAGATCGGAACGTGGTGCCGTAACCTATAATTTTGGTCCATACATGTTTAGCCACGGTGGCGCCGTTTACAAGGACCCTCAGAATGGAGATTTCAGTATCGTTTTCAACAGCGAAAACAATAGAAAAGCCTTGGAGAAGTATCTAGAAATCCGAGACAAGGTTGGCCATCCAAATGCTCACTCAATTGG is a genomic window containing:
- a CDS encoding carbonic anhydrase — translated: MLTAQEALMRLQEGNKRFVEGQSTYNNNDTRRRNELVDGQTPFAIILGCSDSRVPAEIVFDQGLGDLFVIRIAGNIVAPSQIGSIEFAVETFQTPLVVVLGHTRCGAVAATLNQIRQPQASRSQHLRSIVERIRPAVEPLSEIRTDLTHEHLLERAIRSNVRMSVNQLRHGSSFLEEIHDSGSLWIVGAEYSLESGQVDFFESQH
- a CDS encoding extracellular solute-binding protein; the protein is MKRLISLLAVCLLASTATAAKLNMLINQSPWFDGFRKTLVMYEEETGETIELDVTPYPGMSEKIRNSIRSPEAIYDIVITSTEFMATYANSGEFINFNDIDPDFKLDSGICGYQDTSYWNYETRSFDAKNGEFIGIPVNGNVQVLYYRRDLYEEKGLQPPKTWDDLIKNAAEFHNPPRMYGMIQRSERGAVTYNFGPYMFSHGGAVYKDPQNGDFSIVFNSENNRKALEKYLEIRDKVGHPNAHSIGQGEMIQYLRTGKAAHAIAVIAAWGGMDDEEKSAVIGKMGAALIPSGPNGSASSLGHWEAHIPKNVKPEHQKAALKFLKWLVTKENQIKYTENGAVPVRCDLIYSPIAKEDRFRFIEALGQNSEVAKFIAPTVTAVESTAITNLYLNKIVAGEISIVDGLNQAAEELHKITADNGMKTGMLPKLK